The genomic DNA CGTGTTTGATGAGCGTAACGTTCTCCAGCATTTGTTTATCGTATGGCTTAATCAACCATTTGTTGTTATCGTCCTTGTGGCTGTACGTCGTGACCTGCTGCTGGCGAGCTCCGAAACCCTTCGGATAAAGATGATTGTGCGAGTGCAGGTATCCTCCAccggttttgtggttcttCAGTGTTACAACAGCTCCGTAAGCAACCTGCCGTGGCATCGACACGTTGTACAGCGAGTTACCGATCAGATTGGACTGAAAGCCGGAGCTGTAGAACCCATCGCCACTTCCACTGCGATTCAGCACCGTCAGGTGGATGTAGAAGAAGCTAGCGTACAGGATGATTGGTAGCACAATCAGCGTAAGGGCGCGAGCAATCAACTGACGGACGGTGTGCGAGATGGGGAGGCTTAAGTCACCGAGAACATCCCACAGGTCgcttgccgtgtgaagtccAACCAGCAGCACTACAAACAATCCGACAAACTTTACGCTTATCGTACACGCCAACATGGATCCCGTGAACGCCAACCAAAACCACCAAGATCTGGAGAAACTGCTCGATTCCCTGGTCAAACGCGAAACACGTGCCATGCCCATGACCGAGGCAGTCATAAAGAAGATCAGTGGTGGATCGAGTAGAATGTATCGGTTCAGGATCAGCATGCCGATATCGAACAGAATATAGGCGGCCGCAAATGTGGACGCTGTCAGCGAACCCGTCATGTCCCAGACGGTGTGGAACGACATTGGAACAATTGCTGCTCCGAGTGCTGTGCAGAACTAAAAGAGAAGAGAGGAAGTTATTCAAAAGAGGATTCTTCAAGGAGTTTACGGACAATACTTACGATGCGCATTCCTTCGTAGTGCGTCCCGTTGTACTTATCACCCGGTTTGTCAAACGGATACGTGCCATCGTACCCGGTGAGATAACCGGACAGACCGATCAACATCTTGCCGAGAGGTGGGTGTACGTCGAAGAAGAATGTCCGGTTGATGTACCAGCTTCCCATTTTGCCAAAGTGTGTCTCATCCCAACACACGTGGTCCGGAACTGTAACATTGTAGAACCGGGTACCGGCCGTCAGTACCAGGACTGCTCCAAACAGGAGCCACCAACGGCTTCTGAAAATTTGTGGAGTTAACgtggaaaatattaaattactgATGGATTGAGTCACTTCGAAGGTTTAAGGCCACTCAATTGCAATCTTCACCCAAAATGTCATTCGACTAATGAGTTTCTTTACAGACTATTTACACTGGGCTCGTGATAGTTTGCCTCCACCCTAAACAGAAACCGGTCTTTCTCAAAGCGTCCAACGTGGCCCGCTAACCTTCACGCTTAAGCCGATCCGcatgcagcagcaaccgcagcagcagtgctCATCAGCGAGCCTGCTGTGTTCACGACAACCACAAAGAAGCACCAATCTTTCACCGCAACGCTTGCGCAACAGCCAGCGAAGACGCCTCTAATCCATTCCCTCCGAAAACCACTTGCTCTTGGGATCCCAAACCCTGAAATGTCATCACTTATTCAGCCAGAAAAAAATGCCAACTTACTTTGCTTCACTTTTATCATCCAGCTCATCTGCCGTACGCTTCTGCTTGACCGTTTTCGTTACAGTTTCGCCCGTTTGCGTCGAACCGGATCTTTCTTTCTCATCTATCACCGACGCCATAGTTCACTTTGGTAAAACAGTTTTACGCGTGCGAAACGTTTGTCTGGATTTGATGCAAAtgaaagaacaaacaaacggcaCACCTTTCCGTGCgaaaacaccaacaaaactACGATACGTTTCCTGGGGAGAAAGCTTCccacaatcaaaacaaacagcttGACAGCTCTTGTGCAGCGATCTTCGCGTAGCGCACACTCGGTGAGCTTTCGGTGCGTGCGATCCGTCGGAAGATCGAAACGAAACTGAAAGTGTGGCCGGGCCGATCGGCACACAAAGACCCGTTCTTCGTGGGGCGTCGATCGTGGCGCACAGTGGTATTTCGTCGATGGAATGTGGTGGAAGCTTTTTTGATTAAGCTTTTGTATTTTATGTGTGCTTAAAGCTGAAAttcatatattttatttatttatttatatttaaagtATTTTGGGCTTAAATTCACATAGTTaacttaaaaaataaagaTTGCTTTAAATTGTAATTTTGTTATGTCTATTTCAGGTTCGTGTCTTAAATACTTACTCCGCATGAGGCATTGAAGTCACTGGTGCTTTTTCTCACAGCTCCTGACGATACATGCGCAGTAAGCACACCGTTTTGTTGCATTGAAAGCATTTGCTTTGGGGGGGAGTTATTGGGTGTTTGAGTTCAGGGTATGGTTTATGTTGCACATTCGTAATCACATTGgaaaaaaattcaataatttttttcatCAATTATTATCAcattattcataaagaaatgTTATTATTGCAATTATTGTCatcaaattgttttttttttatttaatattgtATACTAAACAAATTTCCTTTGCATAAAGCTGTTTTTCATATAAATTTCATATAAAAAGAGtccaaaagtttttttttttgcttgtcgCAGAAGTCTTCGTTAtcgctcacggtccagcgccgACGACTGCCAATCCAATAATCACTCCGGTATCTCTGACGGATTGCAACAACACCATcgctccatctcagtttgggcctaccacgcctcctctggtCATGTGGACGGCCTAGTAGGAATTTACGGGCagagtcgtccggtgtcattctcatgaccaTCCCACCAGAATCTGGACAAGAGCTCTTGACTGCTTTTAAAATCTTCTTTTAATAATTGGCGATATCCTTAAGCTGTCCAACAAGTACTCTGGTGATGCAGATGGACGAATTTAAATTCTTGCTTTTGTAtaaagtgaaaaaatagccCCGTTGAATTGTGCGTGCTTCTAGGGTCATCAATTTCTCTCGTCTTTAAAATAACGCATCGGATGAATTTGATGGTGTCCCAGATTAGTTGAGAGCTACTGTAGCTACACATCGAGAAATAGTACTCGTCCAAGAGACCCACAACCGTATACGAaaaggtgtgtttgtgcaatAGTTCACCGTAGCCACCTGGCATCACCGTTGCTATGGCGACAGTTACCTAGGTCATGCTGTTGATATGCCGTTGTCAAGCGGTGAACAGTTCATCTATTCTAGCACCCCGATACTTCAGTTTCATTTCATCGTTCGTGCGAACCACATCACCGCGGAAAAGATGGCCTCCCGGGAGAGTTCCATCTCGGCTAACGTCGCGGATATTCTCATTAAAAAGCTGCGAGACAAGCGGGCCCAGGCACGGGAGCTTCGTATTCCGCCTCCAACACCGACGAAACAACCGTCCGTACGCTACTCGCCGGAGCTGAGCGATGAGCAGCAACCCGGTAACGAAACGCTGGATGCCATGAAACGGAAGCTCGGCGTCATCGACACCTGTTTCCCTTCGTATCGGCCACCGGCGGACGAAGCGGAACAAACGGTCGAGTACCCCGAAACGTATCGTACGCTGTCGTCGAAGGAAAAGTTGGTGCTTCTGTTTGCGGAGAACTTCCGGCGCCAGTACCGGGAAAAGTTCCCCAACCGGCAACCGTTAGTGTTGGCCCCACCGAACGAGTGTGGCGTGCAGAAGTTTGTGTGCACTACGCTCCGGCCTTCGGTGTTGCTGTTTCCGGATCTGATCGGATCCTGGCAGGAAATTGCAGCCTTTGTCGCGGACTACATCGTGTACGAACCGCTCGTGGATCAGATCAACATGGTAAGTGCTCAACGTTTTCTTTCACGCTACCAGGTTGCTTCGATGtaacctccaaaaaaaaaaatacacttaGATTTCCAGTTTTGTTaatgtagtgtgtgtgtgtattcgcAAATTTCATTTATGTATGTTCAACATTTTCTTTTAGTGATAGAGTTCAAATTTTACATTAGTTCACCGTTTTGTTTATACATAGGAATATCagtgtttttgttcttctttttttgtgtcttttgcAAAGATTTTCTTTTACACGCCACTCGCCCCCATCATCGTTCGCATCTAATCGCAGGCTAATTGTTATCCTAATGCTACTGCTCGCTAACACACTAACGCGCCATTACGCATTATTTTTCcctaatttcttcttcttcttcgcctaGAGGAATTTTTCGTTTATTAGGAAATagtccaaaaaatcacaatgaCATTTGTTTGTCCGCGCTGCCTAAAtcgtctttttgttttcgcctaaatttatgtatatatatatagaattgtgtgtttttgtgtgtatatatataattaTATATCTTTTTCCTCTTAATTTGTTTAGCGCTGGTTTTGACTCCCGTTTTCCGCTTATTCCCCTCACATTCGGTTTGCTCCCTCTTTCGGCGGCCTGAACTTTTACTTACACGAGAATGGAATTTTGTCACAGGAATTGGATTGATCCGAGACCTTTTCTAAATATCGGATCACCagtttgggtgtgtgttttttagtTCATCGTGGCTAGTTTGTGCTGCGTTTTCCCAATCTTTGACATACTCATTTCACTAGTGTGAGGAATGATGCGCACCTCCATTGTTTTTAATCGCCTTTTTCTTTACTACCGTTTAGAGATTGGAATATGTTTGCTTAGGTTACGATTTCATGTTGATGCTTGAGCAAAAAATATACATAAGAACATCCATTCAGTGCGCAGGAGCGTAAGGATCTCCAGATTATCTGAGAGGGGAAGAAACAGCGATAAACCGTCATACTGTACGAGATCTCTTGCATGTAAACTTAAATACAGAAAAGGGGCCCAGTTTTCACCACTAACTTTAATTGATACGCTGGTGGTGCTTAATGCTCTCGCGCCTCTTCTGTTAGCTTCCTTTCCACCGCATCCATCATCGGCCTTTCAGATAAATTACATAAGTTAATGTGCATTCTAAGAAGGTTGTACATTTGGCATCTTCATCTTGATCTATCGGTTGGGTAAGGGGACGATAAACCCATGTCCCACAGCTTCACATTCATTCTCCGAAAGTGCATCTAACAATATCCAACCCTACAGAGTGGTTTGCTTTGGccagtttcttttttgtatttaGTTCGAATTTCCCATTTCGTTTGTGCTCCTATTATCGAACGCTATTTACAAACTTATTAACAAGATATAACGGATCAACTAGCAAATAAAGAGAATTGGGAATGAAAGTGGAAACGGAAGATCAATTTTGCAGCTAGGAATGCATTCTAAGTGCTACTTGTACAAAAGGTTCAGAAAATCAacgaaaaatcaaaacatctTTAAGCCAAGACGGGGTTTGTTCGTTTCTTGGGGAATGTatagaaatgaaaaaattCAACTACTTAATTTGTATAGACCGTCTTACATTATAGGGCGCAGTGACATCATGCCTTCCACTTTACAACTCCGACTCACTCGACTTTTTGGGGACACTATAAACCCACCGTGCCGTTCGAATTgaatcgaaaacaaacaacaccatCCAGTATGCTCGTCGGCTGGACAAACGATGCCATACCTCACTCACTATGTACAATTACGCTAAGTACGAACGGATCCTTCGTAGCTACCTTTTTACTTGCGCTTCCGGATACGAGTGCGTTCTTCGGGACCGCTACCGGCCAAAGCACTGGCTGCCGTGGCAGTTTGCAGTTGCCGTTCGGCGCTCAGCTTGATGCTGTTGAGCAGGTACTTGAACTGCATCACCTGCATCGCGGTCACATTCGGGTCGCTGCAGGCTTCGAGCCACTTTAGGAACTTCTCACCGTGTTCCACTGCTTCGGCAGAGTTGCGGATGTCTGCCACGGCCACGGACGTCACCGGCGTAAGCGTTGATTGGCGCTGGAGGTGGTTTGAGTCTTCCGATGTTTCACTCTTAGCTTCATCCCCGGTTGTGTCGCCCTTGCCATCGAGATGCAGCAATCCATCAGCTCCGTTGTGTTCACCGATCGTCGTACCAATCGGACTGGCGGATCGTCCACGCACAACCATTGACAGtagcggcggtggtggcgatgCAGCTACGCTACTAACAGTCGAGCAACGGTCATTGCTGTTACCACTGAACAGAATGTTGTCCAGCGCTTCCTTTGCCTCGACGAGCTCTGCCGACGAACACCGGCGACGTTTCAAAGCACCCGAGCGATGCTTTCTGTCCTTCTCTGGCATCTGTTCCTGATCGGCCTGAACAACACCCTCATCATCCTCATTCACACGCGAGCCGCTCTCGTTACGATCCTCCCGATCTTCCTCCTCACCGTCGTTCTCTTTAAGACCGCTAGTGTCCGCACCGTCGGTGGATGTGGCTTCCACGACAGTAGTGGATGAGCTTAGTTTGCGCTCTTCAGCATCATCAAGAGCCGCTACTTCATCGTCTTCCCGATCTTCAGAAGCGCGTGCCAGCGTCGGTGGCATCATATGTTCCGCACCGTCCCGTGATCCGTGAGCACTCATCGACGAAGAAGCCACCGATGAGGCGGATGAAGGTCGGCTGGGAGAGTTGTGGTGGTATCGGGAACGCCGCTCATCTCCACCATTACCGATTGCGCCCATCCGATCCTTTCCAATGGTGGTGTGATGGTTCGACAGATCCTCCGGCTTCGAATCACCATCGTTTGTACCGCTCATATTGAGATCCATAGGTTCGTTCTTCAGATGAGCGCTCAGATGATGGTTCatatggtgatgatgattgttGTTCAGAGTGTCGACTGCGTTTGCCGACGAACCCTTGGTCAGCTGCGAGTACAGGATGTTTTCGTAGGCCGCCGTCAGGGAcgctgcggttgctgctgctccaccacCATTACCTTTCTGCCCCGCAGGGCTGTTGTTCTGGTTCTGCTGGCTTAgcgagttgttgttgttgtggtgatgTAAAGCAGCTGCGATTGCTGCTTGCTGGgcggcctgctgctgctgttgttcgcGCAGATGTTGTTTACTGTCCGATGCGGGCGTTCCCGGTCCAGCACCTCCAGCGGTTCCACCAGGCATTAGTGAAGCGCCGAACGTTTTGTACCACTGCCAGAACCAGGACGAGTTCTTAGTGTCTTCGGGGGTAAGCGACGGGGCCGATGAGGGTGGCGTGGGTTGCGGGGTGCTGACGAGCGGTGGACCAACaagcggcggtggcggtgtaTGCGGAGTGTGTGCTGTCGGAGGAAGCGTAGTCTGGGCGTGATTCGGGGATCCAGCACCGACCGTTACGGATGTGAGACCCATCGGAGGTGGCGGCGTCGGCGGACTGTGGCTGGCTGCGCGGGGTAACGCCGTGTAGAGATTGTTCAGTCCGAGCATC from Anopheles stephensi strain Indian chromosome 2, UCI_ANSTEP_V1.0, whole genome shotgun sequence includes the following:
- the LOC118504993 gene encoding protein O-mannosyl-transferase 2, which translates into the protein MASVIDEKERSGSTQTGETVTKTVKQKRTADELDDKSEAKSRWWLLFGAVLVLTAGTRFYNVTVPDHVCWDETHFGKMGSWYINRTFFFDVHPPLGKMLIGLSGYLTGYDGTYPFDKPGDKYNGTHYEGMRIFCTALGAAIVPMSFHTVWDMTGSLTASTFAAAYILFDIGMLILNRYILLDPPLIFFMTASVMGMARVSRLTRESSSFSRSWWFWLAFTGSMLACTISVKFVGLFVVLLVGLHTASDLWDVLGDLSLPISHTVRQLIARALTLIVLPIILYASFFYIHLTVLNRSGSGDGFYSSGFQSNLIGNSLYNVSMPRQVAYGAVVTLKNHKTGGGYLHSHNHLYPKGFGARQQQVTTYSHKDDNNKWLIKPYDKQMLENVTLIKHGDLVRLEHVQTKRNLHSHREQGPVTKKHLQVTCYGEDGQGDTNDVWMVQIIGGKSGQVVETVTSQLTFYHYIERCVLTTTNKQLPKWGFEQQEVTCNPNIRDKAAQWNVEDNQFDKLPSVNFQVYAPGFISRFFESHAVMLQGNAGLKPKEGEVTSRPWQWPINYRGQFFSGSDHRVYLLGNPIIWWSNLVFLALFLIIFGVEIIRYQRNSAPGPVTARPATPSPPTVDAIKWQLLRAGLWLFGGWLIHYLPFYAMGRVLYFHHYFPALVFNSMLAGVMLDYVTGRLPGWLRHVCLGTAMAGLVYSFVLFAPLAYGMSGPFSHEPNSTLASLKWLSSWEF
- the LOC118504988 gene encoding protein distal antenna isoform X2; translation: MMMMATATKGKRPLRHLTATDKIDAIQRIHDGESKASVARDIGVPESTLRGWCKNEEKLRYMSRQSVENAEKLSNEATAAALTAAAAAELFSGPPEKRLKLESAMFGGNGKLKYDDSFYKVAAAARGSLNGLDLSGGGGGAGGGVDKNGPLGVSGGDIIMNGLAGASAADFSQFAKTAAEISALSKSKAYGADLSKHHHHGGDPTKSDHHLSMAAISPLTSLSHLSGMSGLGQSPLALSFNDIATNLNLIAQLNNNHNLATMSSLAGGLNTAAAAAAAAQSLRNVRPKGSGSSAANNNGSGVGAGTGRGSNLQDNGNGAGGGVGGGGGAGGGSGPGNNTDKSVSSSGGNSTVPSLTVRNLAKLQQQKSSSGELLGNGRDSNAAPVDDALWYWLKSQQAMLGLNNLYTALPRAASHSPPTPPPPMGLTSVTVGAGSPNHAQTTLPPTAHTPHTPPPPLVGPPLVSTPQPTPPSSAPSLTPEDTKNSSWFWQWYKTFGASLMPGGTAGGAGPGTPASDSKQHLREQQQQQAAQQAAIAAALHHHNNNNSLSQQNQNNSPAGQKGNGGGAAATAASLTAAYENILYSQLTKGSSANAVDTLNNNHHHHMNHHLSAHLKNEPMDLNMSGTNDGDSKPEDLSNHHTTIGKDRMGAIGNGGDERRSRYHHNSPSRPSSASSVASSSMSAHGSRDGAEHMMPPTLARASEDREDDEVAALDDAEERKLSSSTTVVEATSTDGADTSGLKENDGEEEDREDRNESGSRVNEDDEGVVQADQEQMPEKDRKHRSGALKRRRCSSAELVEAKEALDNILFSGNSNDRCSTVSSVAASPPPPLLSMVVRGRSASPIGTTIGEHNGADGLLHLDGKGDTTGDEAKSETSEDSNHLQRQSTLTPVTSVAVADIRNSAEAVEHGEKFLKWLEACSDPNVTAMQVMQFKYLLNSIKLSAERQLQTATAASALAGSGPEERTRIRKRK
- the LOC118504988 gene encoding protein distal antenna isoform X1 yields the protein MMMMATATKGKRPLRHLTATDKIDAIQRIHDGESKASVARDIGVPESTLRGWCKNEEKLRYMSRQSVENAEKLSNEATAAALTAAAAAELFSGPPEKRLKLESAMFGGNGKLKYDDSFYKVAAAARGSLNGLDLSGGGGGAGGGVDKNGPLGVSGGDIIMNGLAGASAADFSQFAKTAAEISALSKSKAYGADLSKHHHHGGDPTKSDHHLSMAAISPLTSLSHLSGMSGLGQSPLALSFNDIATNLNLIAQLNNNHNLATMSSLAGGLNTAAAAAAAAQSLRNVRPKGSGSSAANNNGSGVGAGTGRGSNLQDNGNGAGGGVGGGGGAGGGSGPGNNTDKSVSSSGGNSTVPSLTVRNLAKLQQQKSSSGELLGNGMLHQQSHAAGLSNLSEQYRKSSNQSSNPATSTPTTTTTNASVGRDSNAAPVDDALWYWLKSQQAMLGLNNLYTALPRAASHSPPTPPPPMGLTSVTVGAGSPNHAQTTLPPTAHTPHTPPPPLVGPPLVSTPQPTPPSSAPSLTPEDTKNSSWFWQWYKTFGASLMPGGTAGGAGPGTPASDSKQHLREQQQQQAAQQAAIAAALHHHNNNNSLSQQNQNNSPAGQKGNGGGAAATAASLTAAYENILYSQLTKGSSANAVDTLNNNHHHHMNHHLSAHLKNEPMDLNMSGTNDGDSKPEDLSNHHTTIGKDRMGAIGNGGDERRSRYHHNSPSRPSSASSVASSSMSAHGSRDGAEHMMPPTLARASEDREDDEVAALDDAEERKLSSSTTVVEATSTDGADTSGLKENDGEEEDREDRNESGSRVNEDDEGVVQADQEQMPEKDRKHRSGALKRRRCSSAELVEAKEALDNILFSGNSNDRCSTVSSVAASPPPPLLSMVVRGRSASPIGTTIGEHNGADGLLHLDGKGDTTGDEAKSETSEDSNHLQRQSTLTPVTSVAVADIRNSAEAVEHGEKFLKWLEACSDPNVTAMQVMQFKYLLNSIKLSAERQLQTATAASALAGSGPEERTRIRKRK